In Acidobacteriota bacterium, the genomic stretch CTTGCGCTCGAGGATGCGTTTGGACTGCTGGCGTCACGACCCGGCATCGGCCACGTCCGTCAGGATCTGACCGAGCGGCCCTTGAAGTTCTGGAGCGTCTACTCCTATCTGGTGGTGTACGACCCGAGTGGCGATCCGTTGACCATCGTCGCAGTGCTGCACGGCGCACGCAACGTTACGGAGATCCTCAAGGAGCTCGGCTGAAACGGAGTCGAGCAATCAGCCCGCCTGCGCCCGCTCCCGCTGGAGCTGCTGACGATCGCCACTCCGGGGAGCGATGACCGTGTCCGCCGCTGGCACCGTCTCCACAATGTCTCCACGGCGGCGGTCGATTGATGTGGACTGGTGTGGACGGGAGTGAACGACTGGGAGGAGCGCAAACCG encodes the following:
- a CDS encoding type II toxin-antitoxin system RelE/ParE family toxin, which gives rise to MSTTYRLTERAEADVEAIADFLAGDSVDVALKVVLALEDAFGLLASRPGIGHVRQDLTERPLKFWSVYSYLVVYDPSGDPLTIVAVLHGARNVTEILKELG